The segment GCCAGCGTCACCACCACCGCCACGCCAACCACCACCGCCTCGCGCCAGCCCAGCGCGAACAGCACCAGCGCCACCACCGCCAGCGCGGCCAGCGCCAGATGCAGCATCAGCTCGTCGGCCTTCTGGTTGGCGGTGTAGCCGTAGTCGCGGGTCACCGTGACGTGCACGCTGTCCGGAATCGAGACGTTGCGCAGCGCGGCGATGCGCGCCTGCACCTCGCTGGCGATGGTGTGCGCGTTGGTACCGGCCTTCTTGCCGATCGCGATGGTCACCGCCGGCACCAGCCCGGTCAGCGGACCGGCCTTGCCCGCCGGCGCGCCGAACGAGGCGAACTGGCTGGGCTGGTCGGCACCGGCCGTCACCGTGGCCACGTCGGACAGGTACACCGGCTTGCCGCCGGACAGGCCGATCACCAGGTGCGCCACCTCGTCGGCATTCATCAGCAGGCGACCGGCCTTCACCGGCACGTTGCGGTTGTCGCCGATCTCGCTGCCGACGTCGGCCGCCATGTTGGCCGCCTTCAGCGCCTGGTCGAGATCGCCGACGGTGAGCTGGTAGTTGGCCAGCTTCGACGGATCGATCTGCACCGTCACCGCCCGGTCGGGCGCACCGAGCGTGTAGACGTCGCGGGTGCCCGGGATGCGCTTGACCTCGGTTTCCAGCGTGTGCGCGACCCGCGCGAGCTGGTCGGCGTCCACCTCGGGGCGGTCCGACCACAGCGTGAGCGCCATCATCGGCACGTCGTCGATGCCATAGGGCTTGACCAGCGGCTGGCCGACGCCCAGCCCCTGCGGCGCCCAGTCGGCGTTCGAATAGATCTTGTTGTACAGGCGGACCAGCGCCTCCTGGCGCGGCACGCCGACCTGGAACTCGACCGTCACCACCGACATGCCCGGACGGCTCATCGAGTAGACGTGCTTGATCCCGCGGATCTCCGAGAGCTTCTGCTCCAGCGGGAACGAAACCAGGTGCTCGACGTTGTCCACGCTGGCGCCGGGAAACGGCACCATCACGTTGGCCATGGTGGCCTCGATCTGCGGGTCCTCTTCCTTGGGCGTGATGATCGCCGCGGCGATGCCCAGCAGCAGGCCCGCCAGGGCCAGCAGCGGGGTGATCTGCGAAGCCTGGAACGCCCGTGCGATGCGCCCGGAGATGCCCATCTTCCCTGCCTCACTCATGGCCGGACGCATCCTTGGCGCGCCGCTGCGCGAGGAAATTCAGCGCCGCCACCGGATCGGTCGCGATGGTCTCGCCGTCGTCCAGACCGGCCAGCACCTGCACGCGGTCACCGACCGTATCGCCCACGCGCAGCTGGCGCAGCGAAACGCCGTGATCGCCGATCACGTAGACGCCGATCAGCTCGCCGCGCCGCACCAGCGCAGACGCCGGCACCAGCAACTGCTTCGCGTCGCCCGTGGGAAATGCCACCTTGACCGACGTGCCCGGACGCAGGCCGCTGTCCTGCCCCGGCACCTCCACGCGCACGGTGAAGGTATGCGTGGCCGGGTCGGCATACGGGAACACGGTGATGTCCTTCGCCGGCACGCGACGCCCATCGGCGAGGATGGTGGCGCTCTTCGCGGCACGGATCGCATCGACCGAGCTCTGCGGCACCTGCACGCTGACGCGCAGTGCGTCGAGCGATTCCATCGCGATCAGCGGCTGCGGCGACGGCGGACCGGACTGCACCGCCTCGCCCACGTGCACGAAACGGCGGGTGATCACGCCGGCGTAGGGTGCGCGCACTTCGGTGTAGTCCACGCTCTGCTTCGCCTGGGCAAGCTGGGCCTGCGCGGCGTCCAGCGCGGCCTTGGCGGCATCGCGCCGGGCACGCACGCTGTCCATGTCGGACTTCGACACGTAACCCTTGGGCAACAGCGCGGAGAAGCGTTCGAACGACGCCTGCGCATCGCTGTAGCTGGCCCGTGCCGAAGCGAGCTGCGCCAGCGCCGCGTCGCGCGAGGAGCGCTGCTCCACGTCGGTGAAGCGCACCAGCACCGCGCCCGCCGGCACCACGTCGTTGACGTCGTGGGGCAAGGCCAGCACGCGGGCGTTGGTCTGCGCCGTCAGGGTGACCTGGTTGACTGCCTCGACGACGCCATCCCAGGTCTGCTCGCGGGACGCGTCGCCGGCATGGATCACCTGCGAGGCAAGCGAAGGCCGGGGCGCCTGGCCTGCCGAGGGCGCGGACTTGTCGCCGCAGCCGGCGAGCAGGGCCAGCGCGAAAAGGGGGGCTAGGTGGCGCACACGCACGATCATGTCGGTCTCTCTGGGGGAAGGTGGGTCAGCGGTCGCCGAACGCACAGCCCGGCCTGAGGCCGACCTTGCGCAGGATCAGCGCCAGCGGGCAGAAGCCGGTGAAGGCCGACTGCAGCAGGTTGGCACCGACGAACAGGGTGAGCAGCAGCCACCACGGCGAAACGAAGTGGGCCAGCGCCACGCTCAGCAGCACCACGCTGCCGGCAAACGCGAGGACGAAGCGATCGATGTTCATGACGGTTCTCTGGTGGAAAAGGATCGGGATCAGTGCTTGCCGGTGCCCGGCTTGATGCGTGCGATGCCAAGCGCCTTCATCACGTAGCGCTCGTACAGCGGCTCGCTGGTGCCGGCGCGCATCTTGCGCAGGAAGTACTTTTCGTAGGCCACCTTGGCCACGTGCACCCATTTGCCCTCGCGGGCCCAGGTGACGTTGCGCGGCGGAATCTGCGGCAACGCCACGAAGGCCGCGCCGCTGTCGCCCATGTCGGCCAGGCACACCGCGTTCCAGGTGGCTTCGGCATTGCCTTCGCGCCCTTCCAGATCGGCCTTCAGGTTGGCCACCAGCGTGGTCACCATCGACTCGATCATGAAGCCGGTCTTCGGCGCGCCGGTCGGCACCGGCGTCACTTCCACCGGCGGGATCGCCACGCACACGCCGGCGGAAAAGACGTTGCGGTAGGTGGGGTTGCGCTGGTGCTTGTCGATCAGCACGAAGCCACGGGGGTTCACCAGCCCCTCGACGCCGCGCACCGCGTCGACGCCGGTGAAGGCCGGGATGATCATCGAGTAGGCGAACGGCAGCGTGTGTTCGCCAGCCGGCTGACTGGCGCCGCCCAGGGTGGAGACGTGGAACTGGCCGTCTTCGATCTTGTCGATCTTCGCGCTGGTGAGCCAGCGGATGTGGCGCTGGCGGAACTGGCGCTCGAGCAGGCCCTGCGAGTCGCCCACGCCACCCAGGCCCATGTGGCCGATGTAGGGCTCGCTGGTGATGAAGGTCATCGGCACCCGGTCGCGGATCTTGCGCCGGCGCAGGTCGGTGTCGAGCATCAGTGCGAATTCGTAGGCGGGACCGAAGCAGCTGGCTCCCTGCGCCGCGCCGATCACCACCGGCCCCGGATTCTTCACGAACGCCTCGTAGTTCGCCCACGCGTCGGTGGCGTGTGGCGTGGTGCACACGGACTGGGTGTGGCCTCCATGCGGGCCGAGGCCGGGCACTTCGTCGAACGCCAGGCGCGGCCCGGTGGTGATCACCAGGTAGTCGTAGGCCATGCTGCGCCCGTCCTTGAGCTCGATGCGGTTCTCCTGCGGAACGACCTTGGCAACGCCGCAGTCGATGTAGCCGATGTCGCGGCGACCCAGCGCCGGCGCCACCTCGACCTGGATGTCCGAAGGCTTGCGCCAGCCGATCGCCACCCACGGGTTGGACGGAGTGAAGGAGAAGCTCGGCGCCTCGCCGACGACGGTGATCGCGTGACTGCCGCCGATCGCGGCGCGCAATTCGTAGGCCGCGCACATGCCGCCGATGCCGGCGCCAATGACGATGACGTGTGCCATGAGTGGACTCCTTCTGGTGGTGCGCCGGAGAGGTCGCGACGGGCCTGACGATGCGCCCACGGGTGAGCGATCGACTTGCCGCTGATCAAATGTGCACTAAATTAGCTTTTTCTAATGTAGTGTCATCTTAATTAGCTTCAAGCTAAAATGTCAACGTCGTCCGCGGGACAAGCCCGCCCCCGGAGCCATCGCGAGACCGAGTCCATGAAAAGCTCCCATCCGCCTCCCCCGGTCGAACTGGACATCGATGCCATGCGCGAGAACGCCGACCAGGCGGCCTCGCTGCTGAAGGTGCTGGCCAACGGGCAGCGGCTGCGCATCCTCTGCCTGCTGCTGGGCGGGGAACGCTCGGTCAGCGACCTGCATGCGTCGATGACGCTGAGCCAGTCGGCGCTGTCCCAGCATCTCGCCCGGCTCCGGCAGGACGGCCTGGTCACGACCCGGCGCGAGGCGCAGACCATCTACTACGCCCTGACCCCTGGCCCGGCGCTGCAGGTGATCGAAGCGCTGCACGGCATCTACTGCGCACCGGCTACGGGAGACGATTGCTCGGCAATCGGTTAACCTGCCCGGGCTACGCAAGAAACCGATACACCTCCTGCCTAGGACAGGGAAAGAGCACCCGCATGGATACCAGCAGCGTTCTCGACCTGAACCAGCTCCGCCGCAGTTGCGCCTCGTGCGCGTTGCACGAGCTCTGTCTTCCGGCCGGCATCGACGGCGAGGACCTCAAGCGGCTCGACGCCACCATCCGCGACAAACGCACCCTGGATCGCGGCGAAGCACTGTTCCGCCAAGGCGGCCAGTTCCACGCGCTGTACGTGGTCCGCTCCGGCTCGCTGCGCACCTTCGTCGAGGATGCATCCGGCAACTCGCAGGTGCTGGGCTTCCACCTGCCCGGAGAACTGGTCGGCGTGGACGCCCTGGCCAACGACCACCACGCCAGCCAGGCCGAAGCGCTGGAACGTTCGAGCATCTGCGAACTGCCCTACGAGCACCTCAACCATCTGCTGGCCCAGATGCCCTCGCTGCAGCGGCAGCTGATGCGCGTGGTCAGCCGCGAGGTTGCCGCGGAGCACCAGCATATGGTGGTGATGGGCCGCCAGCCGGCGCAGGAGCGCATGGCGATCTTCCTGCGCAGCCTGTCCGACCGCTATGCGCGTCTGCACCGCGACGGCAGCTCGCTGAACCTGTCCATGTCGCGCTATGACATCGCCAGCTACCTTGGCCTGGCCGTGGAAACGGTGAGCCGGCTGTTCACCCGCATGGAAGAGGCCGGCATCCTGGAAGTGAGTCGCAAGGCCGTCACCATCCTGCGTCCGGACCTGCTCGAGGAGATGTGCAGCAGCCCGCGCACGAGCAGCAAGAAAGGCGGCGCCCTCTGAGGCGTCGCCCCCGGTCTTGACCGAGGTCAATCCGGTTCGACGGGCGTCCGCCTAGGATGCACGGGCACTCTTGCCGGAAGTCCGCCATGAACGCCCAGCCCCCTGCTCCGCTCGACCCGCAACTGCCGCCCGAAGCGCTCGAAGGCACCCACTGGATCGACACCCTGCGCGATGGCACCCGCGTGCTGATCCGTCCGCTTCGCGCAGAGGACCGCGAGCGCGAGGAAGCCTTCATCGAGCGCTTGTCCGGAGAATCCCGGCGCTATCGGTTCCTCTGCGACTTCAAGGAAGTCAGTCCGGCGCTGCTGCAGCAACTGATGGACGTGCACTATCCCGAACAGATGGCCTTCGTCGCGCTGGCGCACGACAACGGCGAACTGCGCGAGGTCGGGGTCAGCCGCTACAGCGCCACGGGCGACGGCAGCCGTTGCGAATGCGCGGTGACGGTGGCCGACGACTGGCGTCATCGCGGTCTCGGCGTGGTGCTGATGCAACACCTGATCCACGTGGCACGCCGCAATGGCTTCAAGCAGATGTTCTCGATCGACTCGGCCGAAAACGAAGCCATGCGCGAGCTGGCCCACCACTTGGGCTTTCAGCGCCACCTCGATCCGGACGACGCCGCCCAGGTGATCCACACCCTGGCACTGTGACCACCCCGTGCCGGCGGCCCGCATCGTCGCGCCCTCGCGCCGCCCGCCCCCGGGCAAAGCGCGCGATGCGGGTCTGCCGCGCATCCTGCATCCGCTCGCCCGTCGGGCTCAGGCCTCGTGTGACGCGGTGGCGACGGCCGGCTGGCGCTGCAGCCACTCCCCAGCTGCGTCGGCATGCATCGGCCGGCTGATCAGGTAGCCCTGCAGCGCATCGCAGCCCAGGATCTTCAGCAGCCGCGCCTGCTCGGCCGTCTCCACGCCCTCGGCGACCACCCCCATCTGAAGCTGGTGCCCCACCGCGATCACCGTGCGGGTGATCGCGACGCTGTCGTCGTCGTCGGGGAGGTCGCGGATGAAGGACTTGTCGATCTTCAGCCGGTCGACCTTGAACTGCCGCAGGTAGGAAAGGCTGGAATAGCCGGTGCCGAAATCGTCGAACGCGAGTCGTACGCCGAGGGCCTCGAGCTTGCGGATGGCCTGCAGCGCACGGTCGATGTTTTCCATCAGCGAGGACTCGGTCACCTCCAGCTCGAGCTGTTCGGGCTGCAGCCCGTGGCGCTGCAGCGTCTCGGCCACCAGC is part of the Dyella thiooxydans genome and harbors:
- a CDS encoding efflux RND transporter periplasmic adaptor subunit, with product MIVRVRHLAPLFALALLAGCGDKSAPSAGQAPRPSLASQVIHAGDASREQTWDGVVEAVNQVTLTAQTNARVLALPHDVNDVVPAGAVLVRFTDVEQRSSRDAALAQLASARASYSDAQASFERFSALLPKGYVSKSDMDSVRARRDAAKAALDAAQAQLAQAKQSVDYTEVRAPYAGVITRRFVHVGEAVQSGPPSPQPLIAMESLDALRVSVQVPQSSVDAIRAAKSATILADGRRVPAKDITVFPYADPATHTFTVRVEVPGQDSGLRPGTSVKVAFPTGDAKQLLVPASALVRRGELIGVYVIGDHGVSLRQLRVGDTVGDRVQVLAGLDDGETIATDPVAALNFLAQRRAKDASGHE
- a CDS encoding YgaP family membrane protein encodes the protein MNIDRFVLAFAGSVVLLSVALAHFVSPWWLLLTLFVGANLLQSAFTGFCPLALILRKVGLRPGCAFGDR
- a CDS encoding NAD(P)/FAD-dependent oxidoreductase, encoding MAHVIVIGAGIGGMCAAYELRAAIGGSHAITVVGEAPSFSFTPSNPWVAIGWRKPSDIQVEVAPALGRRDIGYIDCGVAKVVPQENRIELKDGRSMAYDYLVITTGPRLAFDEVPGLGPHGGHTQSVCTTPHATDAWANYEAFVKNPGPVVIGAAQGASCFGPAYEFALMLDTDLRRRKIRDRVPMTFITSEPYIGHMGLGGVGDSQGLLERQFRQRHIRWLTSAKIDKIEDGQFHVSTLGGASQPAGEHTLPFAYSMIIPAFTGVDAVRGVEGLVNPRGFVLIDKHQRNPTYRNVFSAGVCVAIPPVEVTPVPTGAPKTGFMIESMVTTLVANLKADLEGREGNAEATWNAVCLADMGDSGAAFVALPQIPPRNVTWAREGKWVHVAKVAYEKYFLRKMRAGTSEPLYERYVMKALGIARIKPGTGKH
- a CDS encoding ArsR/SmtB family transcription factor, encoding MKSSHPPPPVELDIDAMRENADQAASLLKVLANGQRLRILCLLLGGERSVSDLHASMTLSQSALSQHLARLRQDGLVTTRREAQTIYYALTPGPALQVIEALHGIYCAPATGDDCSAIG
- a CDS encoding cyclic nucleotide-binding domain-containing protein, which produces MDTSSVLDLNQLRRSCASCALHELCLPAGIDGEDLKRLDATIRDKRTLDRGEALFRQGGQFHALYVVRSGSLRTFVEDASGNSQVLGFHLPGELVGVDALANDHHASQAEALERSSICELPYEHLNHLLAQMPSLQRQLMRVVSREVAAEHQHMVVMGRQPAQERMAIFLRSLSDRYARLHRDGSSLNLSMSRYDIASYLGLAVETVSRLFTRMEEAGILEVSRKAVTILRPDLLEEMCSSPRTSSKKGGAL
- a CDS encoding GNAT family N-acetyltransferase, coding for MNAQPPAPLDPQLPPEALEGTHWIDTLRDGTRVLIRPLRAEDREREEAFIERLSGESRRYRFLCDFKEVSPALLQQLMDVHYPEQMAFVALAHDNGELREVGVSRYSATGDGSRCECAVTVADDWRHRGLGVVLMQHLIHVARRNGFKQMFSIDSAENEAMRELAHHLGFQRHLDPDDAAQVIHTLAL